AGCCCGCCGCAATCCGTGCACTGACGAGCACGCCGACGTCAGCTCACTGCCCTCAAAGTCCTGGCGTaaccaccgtcctcggcaccctGCCCAATTGCTGTCTTCCTGCCTAACCAACGTCGCCCACCTAGCTTCATGCAACATGCCTATTTATAACAAACCGCTTATCTCCTGGAAATGTCGCACAAATCTTCCACAGGGACAGTCTCGACCTACCTAGGAGATGTCGACTAAACCGAAAAACAGCCCTAGAACGTCCTGGCAAATACTTACCAAGATAAAGTTTCTCCCAGGGACCTTCCCATATGGCTACTCATGAATTGCTTGACGCCGGTTGCATATAATGAaccgctttatttgctttaaaatTTGGATATGTTAAAGGACAAGTGATCCGAATTTCGTGCACTTACAACCAATGTAAACGGTACACACCTTGCCGATATAACAGTATGTAGAGACATATGTAATTGCTGTCATAATTTATCGCTTCCTGCGCATTTGCAGGTGTCACGTAAAATCAAACGCAAGCGATTTGCTGACTCGACCAATCTCGCCACCTGTTACTGTGTGTCGCGTGATGTATAGTATATTCCAAGTCTATCTATGAAAAACTCGTAGGCCATTTTCTATTGGAACGTGTTAGAGGAGCAACAAGTGAATCTCGTACTAATAAGTGTGGTGCCCCGCAATGCAGCGTCTtctcgccgcttctcttcaacagcGTACTTGCTGGACATCCAAGCCGATTTCCTCAAAAATGTGACTTTTCAATAGGCACAACAATTTATGCTGATGAGATCGCATGTGTATCAGCGGTCCTTCGCACAACGGTCCACGTCTTCGTGGAATCTTGCAGAGAGCTCAGGATGTCAAATAGAGTACATGGATGAAGAAGTTGGTCTGCAGATTTCACCCGCTAAATCAGCCACAATTGCGTATAATACTAGACAACGCGCTCGTCCAATCATGAGCCGGCTATACCTCGGAGACTCACCGATAAATTGGGTGCTTGAACACCGCTACCTGGGTGTAGTTATCGATGATCGCCTATCATGGCACCCTGCCGTCACCTCTGTGTGGCGCAGATCACAGTTCCTACTCTGATATGCGGCCGCCTTGACAGCTAGGGGCGATGGCTGTGACCAGATTACAGCACTACAGGTATAATCATCTGTAAAATAGGATAGgcataactttaataaagtgccggcaaacgatgGTTCAACGCGTCGTGACGCAGGCcaagcgtccccccccccctttccgacCTGGGGTTATACTCTACTCTGGACAACCctagttgggcccgtttgtagtggctcatgaggcttgtgcttttcgagtgcaccccgggcctgctggacggcccatagttgtgtgtccttgtctgcagactgcagtgcacgtTGAAGTTGGTGTCggtagaaacattttattcaagaagTTAATAAGAGAGTTGCTTGCTGTGCGCCTGAGTGGCAGCCCCTATTCCGGGACGCCATTGGAGATGGCCGCTGCCCGTGCGCATGttcgggcgggtaagtcctggaggtagctgcagTCGgcaacctggcacagtcccacatgatgtgccattggtccgccggacccgctgcacaaacaccgcacatcCCACttggatagagctctgggtgaagcacgtgcagcattccGGGGgtgaggagtgacgcggtctgtaattgccttaggattacggcctcctcccgactgagtgccaggtggggaggcggcattgtccatcgagctaagcggtaacacttggttacttcggcataactggtcAATCTGTCCTtcgtttcgaaccaccacacggaacggtcactctcggaggcgcggaaggtaagcgctcgcgccgccgtCTGCGACGGCAACCTCCTCAGCCTCTGTAGCGTTCGTGCACAGCATGCTAgctgccgttgtcttggtgccggtagccgccgcaacgaccactgccgcgaagccttcctgcttgtattccgctgcgtccacgtaccgggcgtgcgggtcttgggcgtgttattcggtgagggccttggcccgcgcctgccgccattcttggttgtactctgggagcatgttcttcgggatggcgtccacgtaaatgtgggctcgcgcctcatctgtgatctcgcacggttgccggctgggagcttcagggttgtaacccagggacgtcagtatactgcggcccgtcttggtggtagagaggcgctcgatTTCCGCGGTGAGCTgtgcctcggctatttcttctagggcgttatggacgccgagctgcaggAACCGggccgtactcgtggtctccattaagtccagcgccgtcttgtaagctcgtctgatcagcgtgttggtCTTGGTCCTCTCGGTGACGCGCCATTTGCGGTAGGCCGCAACGGAGGCGATGTGACTGATCgcgaacgactggacaaggcgcacgagactgtcttcacgcatgcccgcccgtcATGTAGAGACTCggtgtatgagccggatggcgtccattgccttggtggtaagcttgttgatggtctcgtcgttgcggccgctcttgttgagcagcaggcccaggaccctcatcttgggaacttcggggatgcgttgccccgatgcagtcacaatctTGATGTGGTCACGCTCCCGAAGGGGAGAgcgcttccgtcccggtcgaagcggtgtgTGGACGAACAGCTCagatttggcgggcgagcacattaGGCATGTGCcgtcaaggtgctgctcgatggcggtaaccgccgcttgcagctgttgctcgatgctggcgtcggtgccgccggccgcccacagggtaatgtcgtcggcgtagatcgtatgtCGGACGCCGGTAcccgctactgccctcgctaccccgatcatgacgaggttaaagagcaatggcgagatgaccgagccctgTGGAGTACCCGTACTACCGAGCTTGTGTTCGcggagcttgaggtctccggcgtgcagttccaccgtgcggttgttcaagaagtcttgaatataattgtagctcgttacccccatgttgagtcttgatacttgtgctaatatggctgagtgtttgactttgtcgaatgcactttgtaaatcaAGCCCCAGAATTACTTcgctgtcttgtgtcttgttgtcgaTGATTTCTTATTTGAGTTGTAACATGGCCTCTTGTGTGCTGAGTTTGCGCCGGAAGCCatcatcgtgtcaggatagaggccttccttctctaggtattcctgccactggttggcgaccacgtgctccagTACCTTGCCCACGCatgacgtcagcgagatgggacgcaggttgccgatgtGCAGTGGTTTGCCCGGTATCGGAATCAGGATCGTTCTTGCCATTTTCCATTGTCGGGggagcttgcccgaatgccagcattcattgaagtaatggcttagggcctctatcgaagcatcgtccaggttgcgtagcatcttgttggtaAGGGGATCGGGGCCGGCTGCTGAGCGGTtgttgagctcgtgcagcgctacccgtacctctgatatggtaatCTCTCGGTCGAGCCACGCGTTGGGTAGCCCCCCGTACGGCGGGTGGATTTCCgttggcgtgtctggcagatacttggcttccaggctcctgataacagcgtcttttccttgttgtgtgatggtgtgcatgagCCGGGCCAGGTGGTCACGCTGGTAtgacttggtctttgtttcgtctaggaggtgccgaaatagattccatgtaAAACTGCGATGCAGTTCCCTGTCGGCTCGGTTGCAGATTTCGTTCCATTGCTGATGGCACAGGAGCATGCAATGGCGTTCAATGGCCCTGGTTAAGTCAGCCACCTTCTTCCTCAATTTGCGATTCAACTGGTGCTGCTTCCAACGCGCCTGTATCGAacttttggcctcgatcagatgggcgaggcggctgtctatgatgatgacgtcctcgtctgtttctgtggtctttgtggctgagcgcactgcatcACGGAGTTCCGCCGTCCAGGTTTCGAACTCTGTGATGtcttgtgctgtggtgaggcgTCCCTTACTTAATCcgtcccagtccgtccacttgtgtataatggtattgctccgtaattggtcgggtatcgtaatttcgaggatgtagtggtcactgcccaggtcgacgcccatgttgtgccatgttactttgcccGTGTGGTCATTTTGGATGAATGccaggtctggtgtggtgtctcgtGCTATGGAGTTGCCGATGGGGGTAGGATGCGCGGGGTCCGTGATTAGGACACAGTTGTGGTCCAGAGTATCCCGTAATAAGTCCCGTCCCTTGGCCGTGTCCTTCACGTAAACCCACGCTCGATGCGTGGCGTTGTAGTCCCCTCTGCTCAGGAACGTGTTGTCTCTGGCTTGGGTGCTGGCTGTGTGTAGTagggtcttgaatttctgtgtttggtgcttggggttactgtggatgttggcgatgaacaggctgcctttccgttgtttgcttgggatgatttcggtgaaggCGTATTCCACCCTGCTGCGGCCGTGTTTGAGTTGGTGCTCGATGAACGTGAGCCCTCTGCGGATGAACGTGCAGGCACCCTGTCCCTCCGCTTGGCTAACGTGAGCGCGATACCCAAGGAGGGTGGGGGTCACCGTCGCCGTTTCTTGCAGCAGGATAATGTCGGGTTCCTTGTTTACTGTGGTAATATTGTTGCAGTACTGCTTTCTTGTTGTTGCAACTGtagcagttccactgccagaccatAAGGCCCGGCAGCGATCCTATTGTGGATTGGGCCTGGGACATAGTTGTGGCGAAGGTGGGGCTTGCGTCTGTTCTTGGAGGTATGAGTGGTTGGCGAATTCCGCTAGAAAAACGGGGATGCGCACTATGGGCTTGAGGGTGTGTTCAATGAACTCGAAACGCTCTTGTATGGTGAGGCAGGACGTGGTGATCAGTTCCTCCAGCCGCGCCAGTCGTTGGTCGGTCACGGCAGCTGTGCTGGCGTAGGTGTTGGCGAGCGCTTCAATTTTGGCTTCGAGCTGAGTTTCCAATTGGGTCAGGTCCTTGTAATGTCGTGACGAAGTGCGTGTTCGTTTCTTGGTGGTTGGGTCAGTGGTCTTCTCCTGGGGCGCGTCTTGGGTTTTGTCCTTTGATTCTGTGCCTTGGTTCGATAGCGTGTCAGTGTTCTGCTCGGGGACAGCGGTGGGTGTAGGTTCGGTGCATGCTCATTTCTTGGGGGTTGGATAAGTGGTCTTCTCCTCCTGGGGCTCGTCTTCGGTTGTGTCCATTGATTGTATGCCTTGGTGTGATGGCGTGTCGGTGGCGGGTGTAGGTGTCTCGGGTGACTGAACTGGGTCTGTCCTTGGGTGGGCTTGCAGAGCTTGAAGTTCCTTCTTCACCTCGGCTAGCTATTCGGCAAGCCGGCGCGTGGTTTCTAGCAGCGTCGAATTGCTTGCGCGGAGTTCGAGTTCCTTGTAGTAGGGGCTGGTAACCCACGCCTGCCAGCTCTTCGGAGTGCTTCGGCCAGTAGTGGCACTGTTAGAGCTGGCGCTGCTGCCTTTAACTTCACCCTTGGCTACGTCGGCCCAGCTGACTCTGTCACGGGAGCGCAATCGCTTTGCGCCGTAGCTGTTCCTGTCCGACGAGTCACGGCCGCGGGATGCGCTGCGCGAGGCATGACGGCAAGCGTAACGTGATGCGTGACGTGAGGCATGGCGCGAAGCGCTGCGGGATCTGCCACGGGAAGCGctgcgcgagcgggagcgtcctAGGCGTGGAAAGGAGCTTGATTGGAGTGCTTGCTTTCGCTGTTCTTCGGCGTTACAGCGTTCCCATCGCCGTCACCGCATGATGTATGGTACCTTGTATTTGGCTCTGCAGAGGCGGTCCCCAGTGGGGTGTTCTTCGCCACAGAGCTTGCACTTGGGGACACACTTGTGGCCTTCTCTAGGATTAGAAACACCGCATGAAAGACAAACACGTATGTTCGGTGTGGGGCACACGTCGCGCCTGTGGCCGACCTTGCCGCATACTTTTGCGAACTTCTATTTGCTTCCTGTAGAGACTTCACGGATAGAGCGTGGATCCATAACGCACATACTTAGGTACTTTGATACCATTGAACACTACGATTATTGTCGTCGTGTTCCCTATACGCATTGCCCCCACGGCGAGGGGGTTGTACTTGGTAACGATCTGCTGCATTATTTCGGCTTCGCTGTCCTTGAGCGCTATGCCCCTGATCACGCCCTTGACTGTGTCGTGGGCGGTCGCTCCGTAAGCGCTCACTTCGTATATTTTGCCTTGGATGTTGATAGCTTGTATTCGAGCATACTTCTTCGCTCGCTCCTCGCACGGAGTGCTGAGCACCATAATGTTCTGGTGGGTATTGGGACACGCCATATGCTCAGCTCGATCTGCCTTCTCAATTCCCGCTGCCGCCATGATGGCAGTAGCCACGCATGCCGCTCCCGCCTTGGAAATATCGAGCCCACCGCGGGACCGCACGACGATCTTAATTTCTTCCGCAGGCATTGCGGGCATGCGAGCCGCCCGGATAACTGCGGTCCTTACGTTCTTGTTCAATTTAGTCTTCTGTTGAGAGCTCGGAGTATGGGTACGAGAATTCGACTCACCCTGCGTTGCTTGCAGGCGTGTTCGGCTCGTATGCCCACCGTTGTGCAGCCATACGGGCGTGCGATGAAATTCCTCGGGCATAATTTCTTCTCCCTCTACTCGCACGCACATTTGAGAAACCTGGGAACCGTGCGTCAAAGCGGTGGGGAAAACCTCCATATTGCCGTGGCAGTAGTACGGCTGGCTAGGCCTAGCAAGTCTTGGCTTCGCTTAGGCCTAGCAATGCCTATTAGCGGTGAACCAGGTAAAGTCTGATAAATCGATGAAAAACGCACCTTTGATGGAAAGTCGGGTATCGGACGATAGCGGATACCTTCACAATCACAGTGGTAATAAAATCTTCGGGATCCAAACTAATTAGCACTGCGAAAGCTGGCATTAACGACGGAACCGATATGAGCACTTCTttgtcagcaatggctcataccctccaCCCAATCATCTGTACTTGCTGGCATGATGTATGCATTGCCAGTGTTGAAACTGCAGCCTTTAGTTCGATGTCTAAATTGGAACGCGACCATCGAGGTAAGCCAAGATTCATTCTTGGCTTACCTCGTGATGCGTAGTCTCTTCCATAACTCACTGAAGAACACCAGCTGCCCCTGAcgctgcaagcagaccagagagcGTTACATCACGTCGAGCGTCTGTATAGAGCATCAAATGGGGAAGCAATTATTAACCGGCTGATTCAGCGACCGTTCTCTCGCAGGGGGAAAATGGCAGCATTGTTCGTTGCCCTTGCTGGCAGCTCAGACGATACTACCTCACTGACGACTCCGAAGGAATACAACAACAAATGCCTCCTCCCTATTCATCTTTCGATTCCCGAGATACACAAAAAGTCTGACCAGCCTGTTTCGGCACTGTTCCAGTTGGCCCAACTACACTTACCTAAAAAGTATGGAGATCATCTAAAGGTATTTACGGACGCATCGGTAAGCAGTGACGCTCGCGGCACTGCAGGAGCTTTCTTCTGCCCTTCGACTCACACAAGAAGggtcttcaaggggtgtacggtagtgcaaataaaagacgggacaaaagaagacacacagggacacacagaAAGCTGTTTCGAGTGCCTCATCTATCCTCATCAACAACTGCGGGGCTGCCAGCGATTTATGTTGCTCTGAAGTACGTACCGGAAGAAATGAGCACATCGAAGGTCTTCATCCTTATAGACTCCCGTGCTGTCCTTATCAGGCTGTTGAGAAAGGATGCCAATAGCCCAATTCTCCACAATATAAGAGAGTGCGCCGACAGAATTACTTCTCGTGGAGTGTCCCTCACGGCCCAGTGGATACCTTCACGCGTAGGTATTgctggaaatgaagaggctgattgCCTCGCTTCAACCTGTGCTCAAAACGGGAGTGACCGCCCAGAAATGTATTGTATGGTTGACAACGCCCGTTTGTTAatgcgccgatacctcctaaagGAACACGCAGACTAGCCTGTTGTAAACGGCTCGTTCTCTCTCCGCATTCGGGGTCGTGACTTGCCTCGTAGTGCCACAGCACTGTTAGTGAAATTAAGAgttggctctgtgtttgtgcgcgAACGTTTGTATCGTCAAGGACGTGTGGGCAGTCCGTCGTGTACGTCCTGTGGCTCCTGTGAGACACTTGAACACCTTATACTGGAGTGTCCCACATTGGTCACACAAcgtgcactgctaattaaggaataCTGACTGATTGGACTCAAGTGTACCACCATCGATGATTGCCTTTTTCAGAGGGGGAGTGTTGTTCAACGCGACCAGGCCCATAGAGTCTTGCTaagtttcatgcagaaaactgatttgaCCTCCCGTTTACAGACATTTTTTCCGCTTTCCAACTTTGTTTTATTcgtgtctctgtcatttgtttatttggtattttctttcctatttctttgtttctcatcttcttctcctcttttcattccctcaTCACGAAATAATAACTAAGCGTTAATTGTGCCCCTCTCGGttgcagttgtcagcttgctccctccctgtttgttttgtgtgtttgtatgtttctATACCCAATAATATAATAATCTATAGAAAACAgggggaaggtgggagatggaaattcaaaatAATGAGTAAAactagaacaaggtgaaagcaggagtcaatgtttggacaagtggacttgtcgtgGGCATGCCGTGATCCCATTATACATCATCTGCAGAGACAGAAACAAGTGGCAAGGCTGATGAAGTCAATAGGCCGGTTGCGTTTGATTTTGCGTGACATCAGCAAATGCACCGGAAGTGATAAATACAGAGACCACAACAACATGTATCTATATACTGTAAACGGCAACATGTATGCACCGCTCACAGCACCTGTAGATGCACGAAACTTGGTTTACACGTGCATTGCACAATGTTCTGTTTCTACGGAAAAGAGGCATACTTCAATAAACTGCTTTAGATATAGGGTACTTCTTTCTTGAGAAGTATATTTTTTTAACAGAGTAAAAGTTGTAATGCCACATGAAAGTGAACATATGCTTCCCTCGTCATTTTACTCAGTAGAAAACTTAAAACAATGAGCAAAGTTGCATGGAAGCAGACACCTTCTGTGTGTCTAGCCTTACATAAAAAAGCATAGCGCttcctttaagaggaagctttagctcgggggctcctatctgaACACATGAGAAATAAGAAATAGtgtttctcagcaaccactgcatggtccgtcttttttcttcacttATTCTGTAGGAAGGAACCCGTCTTGTGAAGACCCGGCCACTCAGCAGTAACACCCCAGTCCTTACTTTATTTGGCATTCCGGAAAAGGTGCAAAACACCAAAGCCTAATAAGTGCACCTAAAGCTTCTGTAAGTTTCTGCATAGCTTCGTGTGATCTACCTACAGCATTCATGCACTAATCACTGCTACATGAACCACAATGCATGTACAGCAAATTGGattttagggttttacgtgccaaagccaccacttgattatgagacacgccgcagtgggagactctggattaatttcgaccttcaggtgatctttaacgtggccccaatgcatggtacacgggcgttttttatttcgccctcgtcgaaatgcgaCCGCTTCATCCCGGATTTGATTCTGCAACCTGGTGCTTAGCATTGCAACACTATAGCCGCTAAGACACCCCGGTGGTTGTCCTATTTCTTCTTGCGTGGGCCAAACCTTATGTAACCTTCCTGTATCCATGCTCTCGGAACGACAAGTAAACCAACTGGTTTCCGAAATTGCTTCGCCCACCACTATTCGTGCCAAGCTACCTGGCCTTTTCTCAATGAAAATGTCCTGCTCAAGTGCTATTGCGCAATAAAAAGACATGGACGTAAGGGAAGAACACataccaagcgcaaactttcaactgaaTCGCCACTGAATCGGTTTATATATGTGAAGCAGTATAGACTGCGCATGCgcttgcatgaagaaaacgaactgCTCCTTCGTGTAACAAGTTATGATTCATGCGATGTCACCTCCAAGAAactttgttctttttctgtgaaaGCCAGTGAAGGGAAACTAACACACTTAGCACGCAATTTTgcaatcatctgcgcttcagtgatttcacggatga
This Dermacentor albipictus isolate Rhodes 1998 colony chromosome 1, USDA_Dalb.pri_finalv2, whole genome shotgun sequence DNA region includes the following protein-coding sequences:
- the LOC139049616 gene encoding uncharacterized protein, whose amino-acid sequence is MGVTSYNYIQDFLNNRTVELHAGDLKLREHKLGSTGTPQGSVISPLLFNLVMIGVARAVAGTGVRHTIYADDITLWAAGGTDASIEQQLQAAVTAIEQHLDGTCLMCSPAKSELFVHTPLRPGRKRSPLRERDHIKIVTASGQRIPEVPKMRVLGLLLNKSGRNDETINKLTTKAMDAIRLIHRVST